A single Pedobacter sp. PACM 27299 DNA region contains:
- the galE gene encoding UDP-glucose 4-epimerase GalE — MSKILVTGGTGFIGSHTVVELYNAGYDVVIVDDFSNSNPKILKQIETITGRVPEFVELDLCDEVKVKAFAAANTDISGVIHFAAFKAVGESVQQPLKYYRNNFYSLINVINGFNSKVNLVFSSSCTVYGQPDVLPVTEAAPVKKAESPYGNTKQIAEEILQESCAVTPELNVIALRYFNPVGAHDSALIGELPIGVPQNLVPFITQSAIGKRGPITVYGNDYDTPDGSAIRDYIHVVDLAKAHVAAIQRLENNHAETNYEVFNLGTGTGTTVLQVIEAFEKATGQKLSYTIGARREGDIEKVWGDVTKSAKDLGWTAERDINEMMSSAWNWEKYLKDNPF; from the coding sequence ATGTCGAAAATACTAGTAACTGGTGGTACCGGTTTTATTGGATCACATACTGTCGTTGAGCTTTACAATGCTGGATATGACGTAGTGATCGTTGACGATTTTTCTAACTCTAATCCGAAAATCCTTAAACAGATTGAAACCATTACCGGAAGAGTACCTGAATTCGTTGAATTGGATTTATGTGATGAAGTAAAAGTAAAAGCATTCGCTGCAGCAAATACGGACATCTCAGGAGTAATTCATTTTGCTGCATTTAAAGCAGTAGGTGAATCTGTTCAACAGCCTTTAAAGTACTATAGAAACAATTTTTATTCTTTGATTAATGTCATCAATGGCTTTAATAGTAAGGTAAATCTTGTGTTTTCTTCTTCTTGTACAGTCTATGGTCAGCCAGATGTACTGCCAGTAACGGAAGCTGCACCAGTTAAAAAAGCAGAGTCTCCTTATGGCAACACCAAACAGATCGCGGAAGAGATTTTGCAGGAAAGCTGTGCTGTAACGCCTGAATTAAATGTGATTGCTTTGCGTTACTTTAATCCGGTAGGGGCACATGATTCTGCATTAATCGGCGAATTGCCAATCGGGGTTCCACAAAATCTGGTTCCTTTTATTACGCAGTCTGCTATCGGAAAACGTGGACCGATTACTGTTTATGGAAATGATTACGATACCCCAGATGGCAGCGCAATCAGAGATTATATCCACGTAGTAGATTTAGCTAAAGCGCATGTGGCTGCAATCCAAAGATTGGAAAACAATCATGCGGAAACAAATTATGAAGTTTTCAATTTAGGAACAGGCACAGGTACTACTGTATTACAGGTGATTGAGGCTTTTGAAAAAGCAACAGGTCAAAAATTAAGCTATACCATTGGTGCAAGAAGAGAAGGTGATATTGAAAAAGTTTGGGGTGACGTGACTAAATCTGCTAAAGATTTAGGGTGGACAGCTGAACGTGATATCAATGAGATGATGTCTTCTGCATGGAACTGGGAGAAATATTTAAAAGATAACCCATTTTAG